In Desulfobacter hydrogenophilus, the genomic stretch CAGCAGGATTAGTACCATCTATTTTTTCTTAATCCTGTCGGGGCAAAAACCACTTATCGGTCATCAGGTCCCTAGCATCGGATGTCAGGGGAATCAGGTCGCTTTTATCTGCAAGGCCGATCTTGAACTTCCGGTTCAATGCGGCAAAATGCTTTAACCCAAAGGCGATTTTATTGAGGTATGAAAAGACCCCGATGGCACCGGTGGGAAAATCGTTGGCCCGGGTGCCGTAAAGGGCGCGCAGGTCGGGCAAATCGCAAAAGATTCCCTCAACCGTGGTGCCGTAGGCTTTGAAACGTTCCGGCACTTTGCCCTCCCTGATTTGTTCTCCAATGGTCTTGGCGGTCATGGCCGCCGCCATGGAGGACCGGCACAGCCCGATGGCGTTTACATAGCCGTCCCCGTAAGCCAGTCCCTTGAAGACCTGGTCCTCGCTGGCGAAGCCGCCGGTCATCACCATGGCGGGCAGGGATAAGCCTTCGGCCTTCAGCCGGCTGCAAATGCGGACCACGGCATCCTCCATACAAACCGTGGGCAGGGACCATTCATTCATCATCTTGGATGGGCTGTACCCGGAACCGCCCCCGGCCCCATCAAAGGTGACCATATCCACCCTGGACATACAAGCCAGCCGGAGTACCCGTTCAATATCCACCCGGTCATACCCGGCCATTTTAAAATAAATATTTTCAGCCCCCATATCCCGCAGCATGGCAATATGGTCCATCATGGCCGTTTCATTCCACATGGGCAAACGGGCATAGGTATAGAAATTGGGGCAGACACCGTCGTTCCAGGCCTTTTGTACTTCCGGATCGCTGGGGTCGGGGTGGACGATGTTACCCTGGGCCTGTTTGGCAAGGGCGGTGTCAAGGTCCGCCACCCGGACCACGGGCTGGGTGCCTTTGGCCCCCTGGCCGAATTTAATTTCAATGGCTTTGGCCCCGTATTTTTCCATGGCGATTTTGGGCACGCCCATGAGATCGTCATTGGCATTGGACTGGAGCACAATCTGGCCGTATCCCCTGTCGTATCGGTTAAAGCAGTCCAAGGCCTTTTCCAGCAATGGAAATTCTGAAACCTTGCCATTGGCGGTTTTCAAGTCCGGGTCATTATTTCTGGCATCCTCACCGATGACACAGGTCACCCCGGCCATGGCCGCTCCTGAAAAATAATCCTGCCAGTTGAGCTTGATCAGGGCCGGCAGGATCACGGGCATGACCATCTTCACCGGGTTGATCTGCCCGTAGGTCTGGGTAAGATTCACATTGAATATGGTGGCTTCTTCATGGGTTTCCCCGGCCCCCTGGGCTCCAAAGACCCGGCCGTTGATGTTGAAGTGGGAAAAATCTATGGGATAGTCCTTTTCCGAAGCAATCTGATTGGTCCCGGTGGTAGTGGGGTATACGGTCCGGGCTCCGAGCACAGCGGCCTGGGCAATCTCGCAGGTGCCGCCGCAATCCTGGGTGCAAAATGAACACATGCCCGACTGGGGGGAGATGAAGGTGCTACGGTTTTTGGCAAATGTAAATCCTGAACTCAATCTGGGAGAATAGGTCATAGCGGCTCCTTTTATAAATTCACCTTTTTATATATTTTTTATTAAAACACTGGCAATTGCCGGTCCTAGGGCTGCGGCAATCAGCGATCTTAAATAATTGTTAAGGCAAACATAATGCCACAAAACAACATTGCGCGAAAGCTGATGATAATCTGTGTAAATTCAAGATGAGCCTGGTGCCGGCATCTATCGGCACCAGGCTTTGGATCAGAGACAAAAATTTATCTGAATAAGTTTAAGGCCCAAGTTCAAAATAAAACCTTCCGTATGTTTTGCCTTTTCATCCGTCTTCTTCGTTGTGTCAATGGGTACATATATCTAATATGCTCCCATTGCCACGCCTTGAATACGAACGAAAATTCTAAACCATATTTTGGAATGTTTTATTCCGATCATGAGCCTAACCGCACCGGGTATACCCGCATGAATGGCAGGTTTTGCATCCCTCTTCAAAAGTTATGGGCTGGCCGCATTCAGGACACAGATCGGATTTAAGGCTGTTTTTATATTGTTTTTTCCCGTTGCCGTTTCCCTTGGGCAGATATCTTTTTTCCAGCACCTTGGCAATGGCGTCAGGAATTGAGTAAATAAGCCCGCGATCCTGGAACACCGCATGCTCACCACGAATCCCGCTGATCTGCGCGATGATCTCATCCACCCCAATACCGGATCGCAAAGCCAAAGAGATCAGCCGCCCGATGGCCTCTGTTTTTGCCTGGGTTGATTTTCCGGATTTGCCCACGGTTGCAAAAAGTTCAAAGGGCCTGCCTTTAAATTCCGAAACCGTTATATAAAGACTGCCCATACCGGTTTTAATGCTCTCGGTAAATCCTTCCAGGATCTGCGGTCTTTTCTGCCCGGCCAGAAGAAATTCATCTTCGACAGGAATTTCTTCCTTTTTTGAAACCGAAAGTACCTGGTTATCCTTGCTACCGTCCCGGTATATGGTAACCCCTTTGCATTTGGTCTCAAAGGCCTGGTCATAGATAAACCTGACATCCGCCGGGCTAGCGTCATGGGGCAAATTCACCGTTTTTGAAACCGCATTATCCGTATACTTTTGGAATGCAGCCTGCATTTTTATATGGTATTCGGGTTTAATATCA encodes the following:
- a CDS encoding glutamate synthase-related protein, with amino-acid sequence MTYSPRLSSGFTFAKNRSTFISPQSGMCSFCTQDCGGTCEIAQAAVLGARTVYPTTTGTNQIASEKDYPIDFSHFNINGRVFGAQGAGETHEEATIFNVNLTQTYGQINPVKMVMPVILPALIKLNWQDYFSGAAMAGVTCVIGEDARNNDPDLKTANGKVSEFPLLEKALDCFNRYDRGYGQIVLQSNANDDLMGVPKIAMEKYGAKAIEIKFGQGAKGTQPVVRVADLDTALAKQAQGNIVHPDPSDPEVQKAWNDGVCPNFYTYARLPMWNETAMMDHIAMLRDMGAENIYFKMAGYDRVDIERVLRLACMSRVDMVTFDGAGGGSGYSPSKMMNEWSLPTVCMEDAVVRICSRLKAEGLSLPAMVMTGGFASEDQVFKGLAYGDGYVNAIGLCRSSMAAAMTAKTIGEQIREGKVPERFKAYGTTVEGIFCDLPDLRALYGTRANDFPTGAIGVFSYLNKIAFGLKHFAALNRKFKIGLADKSDLIPLTSDARDLMTDKWFLPRQD